One window of Trinickia caryophylli genomic DNA carries:
- a CDS encoding protein adenylyltransferase SelO has translation MSFSPSIAEASAPLAALGQALRAERDGSFAGLGSAFHTRLPAAALPAPYLVGFSSDAARLLGLAPALAEDPAFAEFFSGNGTRDWPASALPYASVYSGHQFGVWAGQLGDGRALSLGELAHEGERYELQLKGSGRTPYSRMGDGRAVLRSSIREFLCSEAMHHLGIPTTRALCVIGSDQPVRREEIETAAVVTRVAPSFVRFGHFEHFYAADRADALRALADHVIERFYPACRGAEDPYLMLLAEVVTRTADLMAQWQAVGFCHGVMNTDNMSILGLTIDYGPFGFLDGFDANHVCNHSDTQGRYAYRMQPQIGYWNCFCLAQALLPLIGAGRDEHVRAERAVADAQQALEGFKARFAPAFERRMRDKLGLALDEPGDDKLVDRLLELMHASRADFTITFRTLARLSKHDAGGDAPARDMFLDRDAFDRWAADYRARLARETRDDETRRAAMNRVNPKYVLRNHLAETAIRRATDKDFSEVERLAAILRRPFDEQPEFEAYAAPPPEWASELSVSCSS, from the coding sequence ATGTCGTTTTCCCCAAGCATTGCCGAAGCATCGGCGCCGCTTGCCGCGCTGGGCCAGGCGCTGCGTGCCGAGCGCGACGGCTCGTTCGCCGGGCTCGGCAGCGCGTTTCACACGCGCTTGCCGGCCGCTGCCTTGCCGGCGCCGTACCTCGTCGGCTTTTCGTCCGATGCCGCCAGGCTCCTCGGGCTCGCCCCCGCGCTTGCCGAGGACCCGGCCTTCGCCGAATTCTTCAGCGGCAACGGCACGCGCGACTGGCCCGCTTCCGCCCTGCCGTACGCGTCCGTCTACTCCGGCCATCAATTCGGCGTCTGGGCCGGCCAACTGGGCGACGGCCGTGCTCTTTCGCTCGGCGAACTCGCGCATGAGGGCGAGCGCTACGAACTGCAGTTGAAGGGCAGCGGCCGCACGCCCTACTCGCGTATGGGCGATGGCCGCGCGGTGCTGCGCTCGTCGATCAGAGAGTTCCTCTGTTCGGAGGCGATGCACCATCTCGGTATTCCGACCACGCGCGCGCTGTGCGTGATCGGCTCCGACCAGCCCGTGCGCCGCGAGGAGATCGAAACGGCCGCCGTGGTGACGCGGGTCGCGCCGAGCTTTGTGCGCTTCGGTCACTTCGAGCACTTCTACGCGGCCGATCGCGCCGACGCGCTGCGCGCGCTTGCCGACCATGTGATCGAACGTTTCTATCCGGCCTGCCGCGGCGCGGAAGACCCGTACCTCATGCTGCTCGCCGAAGTGGTGACGCGCACGGCCGATCTGATGGCGCAATGGCAGGCCGTGGGGTTCTGCCACGGTGTCATGAATACCGACAACATGTCGATTCTCGGTCTCACGATCGATTACGGACCGTTCGGTTTTCTCGACGGCTTCGATGCGAACCACGTCTGCAACCACTCGGATACGCAGGGCCGCTACGCCTATCGCATGCAGCCGCAAATCGGCTATTGGAACTGCTTTTGCCTCGCTCAGGCGCTGCTGCCGCTGATCGGCGCCGGCCGCGACGAGCACGTGCGCGCCGAACGCGCGGTTGCCGACGCGCAGCAGGCCCTCGAGGGCTTCAAGGCCCGTTTCGCGCCGGCCTTCGAGCGCCGCATGCGCGACAAGCTCGGCTTGGCGCTCGACGAGCCCGGCGACGACAAGCTCGTCGACCGGCTGCTGGAGCTGATGCATGCGAGCCGAGCCGACTTCACGATTACGTTTCGCACCCTCGCGCGTCTCTCGAAGCACGACGCGGGCGGCGATGCGCCGGCTCGCGACATGTTCCTCGATCGTGACGCGTTCGATCGCTGGGCTGCCGACTACCGCGCGCGTCTCGCGCGCGAGACGCGCGACGACGAAACGCGCCGGGCCGCGATGAACCGCGTCAATCCGAAGTATGTGCTGCGCAATCACCTGGCGGAAACGGCGATCCGGCGCGCGACCGATAAGGACTTTTCGGAGGTGGAGCGGCTAGCGGCGATATTGCGGCGCCCGTTCGACGAGCAGCCCGAGTTCGAGGCTTACGCGGCCCCGCCGCCCGAATGGGCGAGCGAGCTTTCGGTGAGCTGTTCGTCCTGA
- the msrB gene encoding peptide-methionine (R)-S-oxide reductase MsrB: protein MNPRTDPHAPASIGETGDQGYPVRKSDDEWRTELSDVEYEVTRHAATERPFSGRYWDHWDRGIYECVCCGTPLFESSTKFDAGCGWPSYFKPINGEVIEERTDRSHDMLRIEVRCKQCGAHLGHVFEDGPAPTGLRYCINSAALQFEAK, encoded by the coding sequence ATGAACCCTCGCACCGATCCCCATGCTCCAGCATCCATCGGCGAAACGGGCGATCAAGGCTATCCGGTACGCAAGTCCGACGACGAATGGCGCACCGAGCTCAGTGACGTCGAGTACGAGGTCACGCGGCACGCGGCGACCGAGCGGCCGTTTTCCGGACGCTATTGGGACCACTGGGACCGCGGCATCTATGAGTGCGTCTGCTGCGGCACGCCGCTTTTCGAATCGTCGACCAAATTCGACGCGGGTTGCGGCTGGCCCAGCTATTTCAAGCCGATCAACGGCGAAGTGATCGAGGAGCGCACCGACCGCTCGCACGACATGCTGCGCATCGAGGTGCGCTGCAAGCAATGCGGTGCCCATCTCGGCCATGTTTTCGAAGACGGGCCGGCGCCTACGGGCTTGCGCTACTGCATCAATTCGGCTGCGCTACAATTCGAGGCCAAGTAG
- a CDS encoding septation protein A translates to MKFLFDLFPLILFFASFKIWGIFAATAVAIAATLVQVAWVAFRHRKVDTLLWVNLAVIVLFGGATLVLHDQKFIQWKFTAVYWLFAAGLLGARYGFRKNFIRTMMGEQLTLPDAVWDKLNAAWAGFFFTLGVVNLWVIANFTAEQWFNFKLYGTIGAMIVFIVAQSLWLAKYMKED, encoded by the coding sequence ATGAAATTTCTGTTCGACCTGTTTCCGCTCATACTTTTCTTTGCCTCGTTCAAAATCTGGGGCATTTTTGCGGCCACCGCCGTTGCGATCGCGGCAACGCTCGTGCAGGTCGCATGGGTCGCCTTTCGCCATCGCAAGGTCGATACGCTGCTTTGGGTGAACCTTGCCGTGATCGTGCTGTTCGGCGGCGCCACGCTCGTGCTGCACGACCAGAAGTTCATTCAATGGAAGTTCACGGCCGTCTATTGGCTGTTTGCGGCCGGATTGCTCGGCGCCCGCTACGGGTTCCGCAAGAACTTCATCCGCACGATGATGGGCGAGCAGCTGACATTGCCCGATGCCGTATGGGACAAGCTCAACGCGGCATGGGCGGGGTTCTTCTTTACGCTGGGCGTCGTCAATCTCTGGGTCATCGCCAACTTCACCGCCGAGCAATGGTTCAATTTCAAGCTCTACGGAACGATCGGGGCGATGATCGTATTCATTGTCGCGCAAAGCCTCTGGCTCGCGAAATATATGAAGGAGGACTGA
- a CDS encoding BolA family protein, which yields MTNLPATEFAHADPARRIALIESRLRDALAASAVSVRDDSAQHAGHAGAAAGGHYTVTLVSSAFGGKARVARHRLVYDALADLMQRGIHALAIIAYTPEEFARLHDGGASAP from the coding sequence ATGACGAACCTCCCCGCGACCGAGTTCGCTCACGCCGATCCGGCCCGGCGCATCGCGCTCATCGAATCCCGGCTGCGAGACGCGCTCGCAGCCTCGGCAGTGTCCGTGCGCGACGATAGCGCGCAGCATGCAGGCCATGCCGGCGCGGCCGCCGGCGGGCATTACACCGTCACCCTCGTCTCGTCCGCGTTCGGCGGCAAGGCCCGCGTGGCGCGCCACCGGCTGGTGTATGATGCGCTGGCCGATCTGATGCAGCGCGGCATTCATGCGCTCGCGATCATCGCCTACACGCCCGAGGAGTTCGCCCGACTGCACGATGGCGGCGCTTCGGCGCCTTGA
- a CDS encoding peptidylprolyl isomerase produces the protein MTYKKTRLWVLLAAFAAAPAFAQNIAVVNGSPIPKSRADALIAQLAQQGQPDSPQLQQAVRDELVNREILMQEALREGIANRPEVKAQVAVAQQTVVLRAFIENYVKSHAPSDAEVKGRYDELVKQAAGQELHLHHILVEDEKTAKDLIAKIKGGASFEDLAKQYSKDPGSAKNGGDLEWSNPKAYVPPFAEASEHLKKGEITDTPVHTQFGWHIIRLDDTRPIAPPPFEQVKPQISQQIEQERLQAFEQQLRARAKIQ, from the coding sequence ATGACCTATAAGAAAACCCGTCTTTGGGTGCTGCTGGCCGCGTTCGCGGCAGCCCCCGCCTTCGCCCAGAACATCGCCGTCGTCAACGGCTCGCCGATTCCCAAGTCCCGCGCGGACGCGCTCATCGCCCAGCTCGCCCAGCAAGGCCAGCCCGATTCGCCGCAACTGCAGCAAGCCGTGCGCGACGAACTCGTCAACCGCGAGATTCTGATGCAGGAAGCCCTGCGCGAAGGCATCGCGAACCGGCCCGAGGTCAAGGCGCAAGTAGCCGTGGCGCAACAGACGGTCGTGCTGCGGGCGTTCATCGAGAACTACGTGAAGAGCCATGCGCCGAGCGACGCCGAGGTGAAGGGCCGCTATGACGAACTCGTCAAGCAAGCCGCCGGCCAGGAACTGCATCTGCACCACATCCTCGTGGAGGATGAAAAGACCGCAAAGGACCTCATCGCCAAGATCAAGGGCGGTGCCAGCTTCGAAGACCTCGCCAAGCAGTACTCGAAAGACCCGGGTTCGGCGAAGAACGGCGGCGACCTCGAATGGTCGAATCCCAAGGCCTATGTTCCTCCGTTCGCCGAGGCCTCGGAGCATCTCAAGAAAGGCGAGATCACCGATACGCCCGTGCATACGCAGTTCGGCTGGCACATCATCCGCCTCGACGATACCCGCCCGATCGCACCGCCGCCGTTCGAGCAGGTCAAGCCGCAAATCAGCCAACAGATCGAGCAGGAACGGCTGCAGGCCTTCGAGCAGCAGTTGCGCGCCCGCGCGAAGATTCAGTGA
- the purL gene encoding phosphoribosylformylglycinamidine synthase, with amino-acid sequence MAHFSCFPGASALSDFRQTRLLETLSRIDPNIVGVRGQYLHFVNALTPLSEADRERIEALVHYGTPFAAGEARGATETFLVVPRFGTVSPWASKATDIAHHCGLTHVRRIERGIEYTIVLKAGLFGVGGKKTVSDEARAAIAAALHDRMTESVLGSRDDALHLFDELPAKPLATVDVLGAGRGALERANAELGLALAEDEIDYLVDAFRKLGRNPSDVELMMFAQANSEHCRHKIFNAQWTIDGEPQDMSLFQMIKNTEKLNPHGTIVAYSDNSAIMAGGEAERWFPRRTGADGSGESGESERYGRHVEQTHTLMKVETHNHPTAISPFAGAATGAGGEIRDEGATGRGARPKAGLTGFTVSNLMLPDAIEPWENARDAAAPLAERNPADTVGPYGRPERIAAPLQIMIDGPLGGAAFNNEFGRPNLGGYFRVYEQNVGGQVRGYHKPIMIAGGIGNISDGHTHKETLPAGSLLIQIGGPGMRIGMGGGAASSMATGANTAELDFDSVQRGNPEIERRAQEVINACWQLGEKNPILSIHDVGAGGLSNAFPELVDGAGKGARFELRQVPLEESGLSPREIWSNEAQERYVLAIAPADLPAFEAICARERCPVAVVGVATEERQLQLIDAQAEGAAIYPVDMPMDVLLGKPPRMHRDVERVKAVRADVDVTGLSLAELAVSVLKHPTVASKSFLITIGDRSVGGTSVRDQMVGPWQVPVADCAITTIDYAGFRGEAMTMAERTPLAVIDAPASGRMAVGEAITNIAAAPIASLDKLKLSANWMAACGSPGEDAALFDTVKAIGMELCPALGISIPVGKDSLSMKTKWDERGVAKEVAAPVSLIISAFAPVEDVRGHLTPQLRRASEVGETVLIAIDLGRGKLRLGGSILAQVTQQVGDAVPDVDDPEDLKRFFTAVQSLNAGGLLLAYHDRSDGGLWATVCEMAFAGHTGVSLNIDMLTLDASHEFDYGDAKDWAKQTSGRREDRTLRALFAEELGAVVQVRANERDTVLAKLREQGLGACSHVIGKPNERDAIEVYRDAKKIYDAPRVDLQRAWSEVSWRIARLRDNPACADAEYDALLDASDPGMVPHLAFDPAEDVAMPFIGKGARPRVAILREQGVNSHLETAYAFDRAGFDAYDVHMSDLLAGRATLADFSGAVACGGFSYGDVLGAGEGWAKTIRFNPMLAEMFSAFFARPDTFALGICNGCQMMSSLASMIPGAEAWPKFTRNKSEQFEARFALVRVESSPSLFFAGMEGSRIPVAVAHGEGFADFSQQGDAARAAVAMRYIDHRGEATERYPFNPNGSPQGITSVTTPDGRFTVLMPHMERVHRTVQMSWHPEGWGEASPWMRVFRNARRWLG; translated from the coding sequence ATGGCTCACTTCTCGTGTTTTCCCGGTGCCTCGGCACTGTCCGACTTCCGTCAAACCCGCCTGCTCGAAACGCTCTCGCGGATCGACCCGAACATCGTCGGCGTGCGCGGGCAGTATCTGCACTTCGTGAACGCGTTGACGCCGCTCAGCGAAGCGGACCGCGAGCGCATCGAGGCGCTCGTTCATTACGGCACGCCGTTCGCGGCGGGCGAGGCGCGCGGCGCCACGGAGACGTTCCTCGTCGTGCCTCGCTTCGGTACCGTCTCGCCCTGGGCGAGCAAGGCCACCGATATCGCGCATCACTGCGGGCTCACGCACGTACGCCGCATCGAGCGCGGTATCGAGTACACGATCGTGCTCAAGGCGGGGCTTTTCGGGGTAGGCGGGAAAAAAACGGTGTCGGACGAGGCACGCGCCGCGATCGCGGCCGCGCTGCATGACAGGATGACCGAAAGCGTGCTCGGCTCGCGTGACGACGCACTGCATCTGTTCGACGAGTTGCCGGCCAAGCCGCTCGCGACCGTCGACGTTCTCGGCGCCGGTCGCGGGGCGCTCGAGCGGGCCAACGCCGAGTTGGGCCTTGCGCTGGCCGAGGACGAAATCGACTATCTCGTCGATGCGTTCCGCAAGCTGGGGCGCAATCCGAGCGACGTCGAGCTGATGATGTTCGCGCAGGCGAACAGCGAACACTGCCGGCACAAGATTTTCAACGCGCAGTGGACGATCGACGGCGAGCCGCAGGACATGTCGCTCTTCCAGATGATCAAGAACACGGAGAAACTCAATCCGCACGGCACGATCGTCGCCTATTCGGACAACTCCGCGATCATGGCGGGGGGCGAGGCCGAACGCTGGTTCCCGCGCCGCACCGGTGCGGACGGCTCGGGCGAGAGCGGCGAAAGCGAGCGTTATGGGCGCCATGTCGAGCAGACCCACACGCTCATGAAGGTGGAAACGCATAACCACCCAACGGCCATTTCCCCGTTCGCGGGCGCGGCCACGGGCGCGGGCGGCGAGATTCGCGACGAAGGCGCCACCGGCCGCGGCGCGCGGCCGAAGGCCGGTCTGACGGGCTTTACCGTGTCGAACCTGATGCTTCCCGACGCGATCGAGCCGTGGGAGAACGCGCGCGACGCGGCCGCGCCGCTGGCGGAGCGCAATCCGGCCGACACCGTCGGGCCCTACGGGCGGCCGGAGCGCATCGCCGCACCGCTGCAGATCATGATCGACGGCCCGCTCGGCGGCGCCGCCTTCAACAACGAGTTCGGCCGGCCCAATCTCGGCGGCTATTTCCGCGTCTACGAACAGAATGTCGGCGGCCAGGTTCGCGGTTACCACAAGCCGATCATGATCGCGGGCGGCATCGGCAACATTTCGGACGGGCACACGCACAAGGAGACACTGCCGGCCGGCTCGCTGCTGATTCAGATCGGCGGCCCCGGCATGCGCATCGGCATGGGCGGCGGCGCCGCGAGTTCGATGGCCACGGGCGCGAATACGGCCGAACTCGACTTCGATTCCGTGCAGCGCGGCAATCCTGAAATCGAGCGGCGCGCGCAGGAAGTCATCAACGCCTGCTGGCAGCTCGGGGAGAAAAACCCGATTCTGAGCATTCACGACGTGGGTGCGGGCGGGCTGTCGAACGCGTTCCCGGAACTCGTGGACGGCGCGGGCAAGGGTGCACGCTTCGAGCTGCGCCAGGTGCCGCTCGAGGAAAGCGGGCTGTCTCCGCGCGAGATCTGGTCGAACGAAGCGCAGGAGCGCTACGTACTCGCGATTGCGCCGGCCGATCTGCCGGCGTTCGAAGCGATCTGCGCGCGCGAGCGGTGCCCGGTCGCCGTGGTCGGCGTGGCCACCGAGGAGCGCCAGTTGCAGCTCATCGACGCCCAGGCCGAGGGCGCCGCGATTTACCCGGTCGACATGCCGATGGACGTCCTGCTCGGCAAGCCGCCGCGCATGCACCGCGACGTCGAGCGCGTGAAGGCCGTGCGCGCGGACGTAGACGTCACGGGGCTTTCGCTGGCCGAACTGGCCGTCTCGGTACTCAAGCACCCGACGGTTGCGAGCAAGTCGTTCCTCATCACGATCGGCGACCGCTCGGTGGGCGGAACGAGCGTGCGCGACCAGATGGTTGGACCGTGGCAGGTGCCGGTGGCCGACTGCGCGATCACGACGATCGACTATGCGGGCTTTCGCGGCGAGGCGATGACGATGGCCGAACGCACGCCGCTCGCCGTCATCGATGCGCCGGCTTCGGGTCGTATGGCGGTCGGCGAGGCGATTACGAACATCGCGGCGGCGCCCATCGCGTCGCTCGACAAGCTCAAGCTCTCTGCGAACTGGATGGCGGCATGCGGCAGCCCCGGCGAGGACGCGGCCCTTTTCGACACGGTGAAGGCGATCGGCATGGAGCTGTGTCCGGCCCTCGGGATCAGCATTCCGGTCGGCAAGGATTCGCTGTCGATGAAAACGAAATGGGACGAGCGCGGCGTGGCAAAGGAAGTTGCCGCGCCGGTTTCCCTCATCATCTCGGCGTTCGCGCCCGTGGAAGACGTCCGCGGGCATCTGACGCCGCAGTTGCGGCGCGCGAGCGAAGTCGGCGAGACGGTGCTGATCGCGATCGATCTTGGGCGCGGCAAGCTGCGGCTCGGCGGCAGCATTCTGGCGCAGGTGACGCAGCAAGTCGGCGACGCGGTGCCTGACGTGGACGACCCGGAAGACCTCAAGCGCTTCTTCACCGCGGTTCAGTCGCTCAATGCCGGCGGTTTGCTGCTGGCGTATCACGATCGCTCGGACGGCGGCCTGTGGGCGACCGTCTGTGAAATGGCATTCGCGGGGCATACGGGGGTGTCGCTCAATATCGACATGCTGACGCTCGACGCCTCGCACGAATTCGATTACGGCGACGCGAAGGACTGGGCGAAGCAGACGAGCGGGCGCCGCGAAGATCGCACGCTGCGGGCGCTCTTTGCCGAGGAACTCGGCGCGGTCGTGCAGGTTCGCGCGAACGAGCGCGACACCGTACTCGCGAAGTTGCGCGAGCAGGGCCTCGGGGCCTGCTCGCATGTGATCGGCAAACCGAACGAGCGGGACGCGATCGAGGTCTATCGTGACGCGAAAAAGATCTACGATGCGCCGCGCGTCGACTTGCAGCGCGCCTGGAGCGAGGTGAGCTGGCGCATTGCGCGGTTGCGCGACAACCCCGCCTGTGCGGATGCCGAATACGATGCACTGCTCGACGCCAGCGATCCGGGCATGGTGCCGCATCTCGCCTTCGATCCGGCCGAAGATGTGGCTATGCCGTTCATCGGCAAGGGGGCGCGCCCGCGCGTGGCGATTCTGCGCGAGCAGGGCGTAAACTCGCATCTCGAGACCGCGTACGCGTTCGATCGCGCGGGCTTTGACGCCTATGACGTGCACATGAGCGATCTGCTCGCGGGGCGTGCCACGCTGGCCGATTTCTCGGGCGCGGTGGCGTGCGGCGGCTTTTCGTACGGTGACGTGCTGGGTGCGGGCGAAGGCTGGGCCAAGACGATCCGCTTCAATCCGATGCTGGCCGAGATGTTCTCGGCGTTCTTTGCTCGGCCCGATACGTTTGCACTCGGCATCTGCAACGGCTGTCAGATGATGAGCAGCCTGGCTTCGATGATTCCGGGCGCCGAGGCATGGCCGAAGTTCACGCGCAACAAGTCCGAGCAGTTCGAGGCGCGTTTCGCGCTCGTGCGCGTGGAGTCTTCGCCGTCGCTCTTTTTCGCCGGTATGGAAGGCTCGCGGATTCCGGTGGCCGTGGCTCACGGCGAGGGCTTCGCCGATTTTTCCCAACAAGGCGATGCCGCCCGTGCCGCTGTGGCGATGCGCTACATCGACCACCGGGGCGAGGCGACCGAGCGCTACCCGTTCAATCCCAACGGCTCGCCGCAGGGGATCACGTCGGTGACGACGCCCGACGGCCGTTTCACGGTACTGATGCCGCACATGGAGCGCGTGCATCGCACCGTGCAGATGAGCTGGCATCCCGAAGGGTGGGGTGAAGCGAGCCCGTGGATGCGCGTGTTCCGCAACGCACGTCGCTGGCTCGGCTGA
- a CDS encoding FAD-dependent oxidoreductase codes for MDVIVIGGGVVGVATAYQLHTAGHRVCVIERHATVAQGATYGHGGAILPTPLDVWFGPVFPKAPRSPKSGIVYKPGLNRDTRRFMQRLGRLQAPDAFRDQYRLLKPLVDVSRETLCAIETRFGFEFEQRSGLLHVVREPREWDLLQPALDLLREFEVHHHVLSASQCAEIEHSVPTEPAFAGGVMFEQERMANCPLFAKLVKQVLDERAGVQFMFGRTVEALRLDSHRAAVELTPITGARANAREVDVVSADAIVVAAGAGSLPLLARAGLELPLHPARVFALTAPIAYEECAPHMAIVDTVRRITMTRANQRVRVAGAAIVQPARELEKPVPAALAEAATAALAQATHDWIPGAAKISAAHAWDGIQLLSPDGLPVIGQALHPRLYVNLAQGPAGWGLACGSARVIADLVSGTESSVPSDTLAALRVDRFAD; via the coding sequence ATGGATGTTATCGTCATAGGCGGCGGAGTCGTCGGCGTCGCCACCGCATACCAACTGCATACGGCCGGACACCGCGTCTGCGTCATCGAGCGCCACGCGACCGTCGCCCAGGGCGCCACCTATGGCCACGGCGGCGCGATCCTGCCCACCCCGCTCGACGTCTGGTTCGGCCCCGTTTTCCCGAAGGCGCCGCGCAGCCCGAAAAGCGGCATCGTCTACAAACCCGGCCTGAACCGCGACACGCGCCGGTTCATGCAGCGCCTCGGGCGCCTGCAGGCGCCCGACGCCTTTCGCGACCAGTACCGGCTGCTCAAGCCGCTCGTCGACGTCTCGCGCGAGACCCTCTGCGCGATCGAGACCCGCTTCGGCTTCGAGTTCGAGCAGCGCAGCGGGCTGCTGCACGTGGTGCGCGAACCGCGCGAGTGGGACCTCTTGCAGCCGGCCCTCGACCTGCTGCGCGAATTCGAGGTTCACCATCATGTGCTGTCGGCGAGCCAGTGCGCGGAAATCGAGCATTCGGTGCCGACCGAGCCGGCCTTCGCCGGCGGCGTGATGTTCGAGCAGGAGCGCATGGCCAACTGCCCGCTCTTCGCGAAACTCGTCAAGCAGGTGCTCGACGAGCGTGCGGGCGTGCAATTCATGTTCGGCCGCACTGTCGAGGCGCTGCGACTGGACAGTCACCGCGCGGCGGTCGAACTGACGCCGATCACGGGAGCACGTGCGAACGCGCGGGAAGTCGACGTGGTCTCGGCCGATGCGATCGTCGTCGCCGCGGGCGCCGGCAGCCTGCCGTTGCTCGCCCGCGCCGGTCTCGAGCTGCCCTTGCACCCGGCGCGCGTCTTCGCCCTGACGGCACCGATCGCCTACGAGGAGTGCGCGCCGCACATGGCCATCGTCGATACGGTTCGGCGCATCACGATGACGCGAGCCAATCAGCGCGTGCGCGTGGCCGGCGCCGCGATCGTGCAGCCGGCGCGGGAGCTGGAAAAGCCGGTGCCCGCAGCCCTTGCCGAAGCGGCAACGGCGGCGCTCGCACAAGCTACCCACGACTGGATTCCCGGCGCGGCAAAAATCTCGGCCGCTCATGCCTGGGACGGCATTCAACTGCTATCGCCCGACGGGCTGCCCGTGATCGGTCAGGCGCTCCACCCGCGGCTATATGTCAACCTCGCTCAGGGCCCTGCCGGCTGGGGGCTTGCCTGCGGGTCTGCTAGAGTGATCGCAGACCTCGTGAGCGGCACCGAGTCGAGCGTGCCATCCGACACGCTTGCCGCGCTGCGCGTGGATCGTTTCGCCGACTGA
- a CDS encoding NAD(P)H-hydrate dehydratase, which translates to MTEAASSAPPLLVNPQERPVPLYTAAQLREIETQAAAGLPANTLMARAGTAAARCLREIASHDGSLGAGQTVWLAAGPGNNGGDALVCAAELHKAGIAVEVCMPAEAKPADARWALASARAAGVPISHVPPPSFDAYGWLVDGLFGIGLARGLDGAFAALATRIAARARGKGHVLALDVPSGLDSDTGNVAGGAVAASASHTVTFIGAKPGLYMTHGRDLAGTVTVAPLGIAASCGADGGDWADRADRADWAITRLNAPSLFASAFPARRFASHKGTFGSLAVVGGDTGMCGAPILAARAALHAGAGKVHVALLGAGAPPYDPPFPELMLHPLDSLPLGGMDALAIGCGMGTSPRAADTLADVLALDTAMIIDADALNLLGQAPHLAEALASRGASGAACVLTPHPLEAARLLGVDAATVQRDRIAAAHALCTRFGAVVALKGAGTVVASPDGRTAVNPTGNAALATGGTGDVLGGIVGALLAQGLPPFEATLAGVYLHGLAAETLTARGGGPAGLAAGELAPAVRTLLNRLVYPPRE; encoded by the coding sequence ATGACCGAAGCCGCTTCGTCCGCCCCGCCTCTTCTCGTCAATCCGCAAGAACGGCCCGTGCCGCTGTACACGGCCGCGCAACTGCGCGAGATCGAAACGCAGGCGGCAGCCGGCCTGCCAGCCAACACCCTGATGGCCCGCGCAGGCACCGCCGCCGCACGTTGCCTGCGCGAGATCGCGAGCCACGACGGTTCGCTCGGCGCCGGCCAGACCGTATGGCTCGCCGCGGGGCCCGGCAACAACGGCGGCGATGCGCTCGTGTGCGCCGCGGAGTTGCACAAGGCGGGGATCGCGGTTGAGGTGTGTATGCCCGCGGAGGCAAAGCCTGCCGACGCGCGTTGGGCGCTTGCGAGCGCCCGCGCGGCCGGGGTACCGATCTCGCATGTGCCGCCCCCATCTTTCGACGCGTACGGCTGGCTCGTCGACGGCCTGTTCGGCATAGGCCTTGCGCGCGGGCTCGACGGCGCGTTCGCGGCGCTCGCCACCCGCATTGCCGCGCGCGCCCGGGGCAAGGGCCATGTGCTCGCGCTCGACGTGCCGAGCGGGCTCGACAGCGACACCGGCAACGTCGCGGGCGGCGCTGTCGCGGCAAGCGCCTCGCATACCGTGACGTTCATCGGCGCCAAGCCGGGGCTTTACATGACACATGGGCGCGATCTTGCCGGCACCGTCACGGTCGCGCCACTGGGCATCGCTGCGTCGTGCGGCGCGGATGGCGGAGATTGGGCCGATCGAGCCGATCGAGCCGATTGGGCCATCACTCGCCTCAATGCGCCATCGCTTTTCGCGAGCGCGTTTCCCGCGCGCCGGTTCGCGTCGCACAAGGGCACGTTCGGAAGCCTGGCGGTGGTCGGCGGCGACACCGGCATGTGCGGTGCGCCGATCCTCGCGGCGCGCGCGGCCCTGCACGCCGGTGCGGGCAAAGTACACGTCGCCTTGCTGGGCGCCGGAGCGCCGCCTTACGATCCACCGTTTCCCGAGCTGATGCTGCACCCGCTCGATAGCCTGCCGCTCGGCGGCATGGACGCGCTCGCAATCGGCTGCGGAATGGGCACGAGCCCCCGCGCGGCCGATACGCTCGCAGACGTGCTCGCGCTCGACACCGCCATGATCATCGATGCCGACGCACTCAATCTGCTCGGGCAGGCGCCGCATCTGGCGGAGGCGCTGGCCAGCCGCGGCGCGTCGGGCGCCGCGTGCGTGCTGACCCCGCATCCGCTCGAAGCGGCACGCCTGCTCGGCGTGGATGCCGCCACCGTTCAACGCGACCGGATCGCGGCCGCCCACGCGCTTTGTACCCGCTTTGGCGCCGTGGTGGCGCTCAAAGGCGCGGGCACGGTCGTCGCAAGCCCCGATGGCCGCACAGCCGTCAACCCCACCGGGAATGCGGCTCTAGCAACCGGAGGCACAGGGGACGTGCTCGGCGGCATCGTCGGCGCGTTGCTCGCGCAAGGACTGCCGCCGTTCGAGGCCACGCTCGCGGGCGTTTATCTGCACGGGCTGGCGGCCGAAACCCTGACGGCGCGGGGGGGCGGGCCCGCGGGACTCGCCGCCGGCGAACTCGCTCCGGCCGTTCGCACATTGCTCAATCGCCTCGTTTATCCGCCCCGGGAGTAA